A genome region from Brassica oleracea var. oleracea cultivar TO1000 chromosome C2, BOL, whole genome shotgun sequence includes the following:
- the LOC106324724 gene encoding biotin--protein ligase 2-like encodes MQVANLLRLVSLRPCRPSFSFAATAMDGDLDSCSLVLCGKSSVENDTAKRLKKENVLKLPDDTTKVSLFLDSEMKNLVRGDDSFNPSLFMNSLSTARFGRFLIWSPRLSSTHDVVSHNFSELPVGSVCVSDIQFKGRGRTKNVWESPKGCLMYSFTVEMEDGRIVPLIQYVVSLAVTEAVKHVCDNKGLPYIDVKIKWPNDLYLNGLKVGGILCTSTYRSSIFHVSVGVGLNVDNDQPTTCLNAVLKDISPASVLLKREEIIAAFFHKFEKFFDLFIDQGFKSLEELYYRTWLHSGQRVIVEDKIEDQVVHNVVTIQGLTSSGYLLAIGDDYQMYELHPDGNSFDFFKGLVRRKI; translated from the exons ATGCAAGTGGCGAACTTGTTGCGTCTCGTCTCTTTAAGGCCTTGCCGTCCATCTTTCTCCTTCGCTGCCACAG CAATGGATGGTGATCTAGATTCGTGTAGCTTGGTTTTGTGTGGGAAGTCCTCTGTTGAGAATGATACAGCAAAGCGTTTGAAGAAGGAGAACGTGCTTAAGCTCCCAGATGATACTACTAAAGTTTCACTCTTTTTAGATTCCGAGATGAAGAATTTGGTTAGAGGTGATGATTCATTCAATCCTTCACTCTTCATGAACTCGCTTTCAACTGCTCGGTTTGGTCGGTTTCTCATTTGGTCTCCCCGCTTGTCTTCCACTCACGATGTTGTTTCTCA TAACTTTTCTGAGCTTCCGGTTGGTTCAGTTTGTGTCTCAGATATTCAGTTTAAGGGTAGAG GCAGAACAAAGAATGTGTGGGAATCTCCAAAGGGTTGTCTTATGTATTCTTTTACGGTAGAAATGGAAGATGGTCGAATCGTTCCTTTGATTCAGTATGTTGTATCTCTTGCTGTAACTGAGGCTGTGAAACATGTTTGTGACAACAAG GGTTTGCCGTATATAGACGTTAAAATAAAGTGGCCCAATGATCTTTACTTGAATGGCCTTAAAGTCGGAGGCATTTTGTGTACCTCTACCTACAGATCTAGTATATTTCACGTTAGTGTTG GTGTGGGATTGAATGTGGACAACGATCAACCGACCACATGCTTAAATGCTGTACTAAAAGACATATCTCCTGCATCAGTTCTACTTAAAAGAGAAGAAATTATAGCTGCCTTCTTTCATAAATTCGAAAAATTCTTTGATCTATTTATTGACCAAG GTTTTAAATCTCTCGAGGAGCTTTACTACAGGACATGGCTTCACAG CGGGCAAAGAGTGATCGTTGAAGATAAAATCGAGGACCAAGTTGTTCACAACGTTGTGACTATCCAG GGTTTGACATCTTCGGGATATCTGCTGGCTATTGGAGATGATTATCAAATGTATGAGCTTCACCCTGATGGCAATAG TTTTGACTTTTTCAAAGGTCTAGTCCGAAGAAAAATATGA
- the LOC106322879 gene encoding protein NRT1/ PTR FAMILY 2.3-like, with the protein MHHNTQTKFQSYLCFHLFSSMAGPVSGDTEAQCARDPSSKPGGWITFPFMMATLLGMSITSFGWVLNLIVFLIEEFNIKSIAAAKISNIVNGCLSMLPLVAAILADSFFGNILVISASTFISLTGILLLTLIASLDLLKPIPCATGSILCQSPSALQLGILYTALVLVTTGAGGTRFTLASAGANQYDKPKDQGSFFNWYFLTLYAGAITGATAIVYTQDNASWKLGFGLCAAANFVSFVVFVSGKRLYKHEKPMGSPFKSLISVVVAATVKRKAVISSQDEDYHQGLAKTSPAIIPSKSYGFLNRAALKTEDGGGSVNNIWRVCSVQEVEDFKAILRLLPLWVAIIFVSTPMVMQTSLMVLQALVTDRALGPHFKVPAGSLQVIIMTSASTFIIINNWLVYPMYQKLTGKRLTPLQKVGIGQVLTILSMAVSAVVEAKRLKTVENGHPMSVLWLFPPLVIVGIGEAFQFPGNIELFYGEFPESLRNTATSLTSLVIGISFYLSTALISLLQRTTKWLPNDINNGRVDNVYWVLVVAGVLNFGYFLVCSWFYTYRNLQGDNEQDPKDVST; encoded by the exons ATGCATCATAACACACAAACAAAATTTCAAAGTTACTTGTGCTTCCACTTGTTTTCTTCCATGGCTGGTCCAGTTTCGGGTGATACAGAAGCGCAGTGCGCTCGAGATCCGAGCAGCAAGCCCGGTGGCTGGATAACTTTTCCATTCATGATGG CTACATTGTTAGGTATGTCCATAACATCTTTCGGATGGGTACTGAACTTGATTGTGTTCTTGATCGAGGAATTCAACATCAAGAGCATCGCTGCTGCTAAGATTTCGAACATTGTCAATGGATGCCTCAGCATGTTGCCTCTTGTAGCAGCCATTTTAGCTGATTCTTTCTTTGGAAACATTCTTGTCATCTCCGCCTCTACTTTCATCTCGCTTACT GGGATTCTTCTGCTGACTCTGATCGCATCTTTGGACTTGTTGAAACCTATACCGTGTGCAACCGGATCAATCCTATGCCAGTCTCCATCGGCACTCCAGCTTGGGATCTTGTATACAGCCTTAGTTCTAGTAACCACTGGAGCAGGTGGGACACGGTTCACCCTGGCATCTGCAGGTGCAAACCAATACGACAAACCTAAGGATCAAGGAAGCTTCTTCAACTGGTACTTCCTCACACTATACGCTGGGGCCATTACCGGAGCGACAGCGATTGTCTACACACAGGACAATGCTAGCTGGAAACTCGGGTTTGGCCTCTGCGCTGCTGCAAATTTCGTAAGTTTCGTTGTTTTCGTCAGCGGGAAAAGGCTCTACAAGCATGAGAAACCCATGGGAAGCCCTTTCAAAAGCCTCATCAGCGTTGTAGTCGCCGCTACAGTGAAAAGAAAGGCTGTGATTTCATCACAAGACGAAGACTATCACCAGGGACTCGCCAAGACTTCTCCTGCAATAATACCCTCCAAGAGCTATGGGTTCTTGAACCGTGCAGCCTTGAAAACCGAAGACGGCGGCGGCTCAGTTAACAACATCTGGAGGGTGTGCTCTGTTCAGGAAGTAGAAGATTTCAAAGCCATTCTCCGACTTCTTCCTCTGTGGGTAGCCATAATCTTTGTTAGTACTCCAATGGTGATGCAAACAAGCTTGATGGTACTCCAAGCTCTAGTCACGGACCGTGCGCTTGGTCCACACTTCAAAGTCCCGGCCGGGTCCCTCCAAGTCATTATAATGACCTCCGCATCCACCTTTATAATAATCAACAACTGGCTTGTCTACCCCATGTATCAGAAGCTAACCGGTAAGCGGCTAACTCCGCTTCAAAAGGTCGGGATAGGCCAGGTTCTCACCATCCTTAGCATGGCAGTCTCAGCGGTTGTGGAAGCAAAGAGGCTGAAAACAGTTGAAAACGGGCATCCCATGTCAGTGCTATGGCTGTTTCCTCCTCTCGTTATAGTGGGGATAGGCGAGGCCTTCCAGTTTCCAGGAAACATTGAATTGTTCTATGGAGAATTCCCGGAGTCTCTGAGGAACACCGCGACTTCACTGACCTCGCTGGTGATTGGAATCTCTTTCTATCTGAGCACAGCTCTGATCAGTCTCCTCCAGAGGACTACCAAATGGTTACCAAATGACATTAACAACGGAAGAGTTGACAATGTTTACTGGGTTTTAGTCGTTGCAGGAGTCTTGAATTTCGGATATTTTCTCGTCTGCTCTTGGTTCTACACATACCGAAATCTCCAAGGTGATAATGAACAAGATCCTAAAGATGTTTCAACCTAA
- the LOC106323576 gene encoding uncharacterized mitochondrial protein AtMg00810-like has translation MADEEWREPVGDKVNAMVKNDTWYETELPKGKRAVTSRLIYIVKYLANGKPERKETRLVSRGYTQVYGENYLDTFAPVAKLHTIRIMLPLAYFLWIEICRSKEKLFLSQRKYTLDLLKEAGELGARVAKTPLEEGYKVLREGEFEDTLFGDFKLYRRMVGKLIYLTITRPDICFAVNQDSQHMQAPKVHHWNMVEIIMRYLREAPSQGVWMGCNKSIEIVGYCDADWAGDRVDRKSTTGIAPSLEEI, from the exons ATGGCTGATGAAGAATGGAGAGAACCAGTTGGAGATAAAGTCAATGCCATGGTCAAGAATGATACTTGGTATGAAACTGAACTTCCCAAAGGCAAGAGAGCAGTAACAAGTCGCCTCATCTACATTGTCAAGTACTTGGCTAATGGAAAGCCAGAAAGGAAGGAAACAAGACTAGTTTCAAGAGGATACACTCAAGTCTATGGAGAAAACTATCTAGACACCTTTGCACCAGTAGCTAAGCTCCACACCATAAGAATTATGCTCCCTTTGGCT TACTTTCTATGGATAGAAATATGCCGCTCTAAAGAGAAGCTTTTCTTATCTCAAAGAAAGTACACACTTGATCTTTTAAAAGAGGCAGGTGAACTTGGAGCAAGAGTAGCTAAGACACCACTTGAAGAAGGTTACAAGGTCTTGCGTGAGGGGGAGTTTGAAGATACTCTATTTGGCGACTTCAAGCTCTATAGAAGGATGGTTGGGAAGCTGATCTATCTCACAATTACAAGACCAGACATCTGCTTTGCTGTGAATCAAGATAGCCAGCATATGCAAGCACCTAAGGTTCATCATTGGAACATGGTGGAAATAATCATGAGGTACCTAAGGGAGGCTCCTAGTCAAGGTGTTTGGATGGGATGCAACAAGAGCATAGAGATTGTGGGATATTGTGATGCAGATTGGGCTGGTGATAGAGTGGACAGGAAGTCTACTACAGGAATTGCACCTTCATTGGAGGAAATCTAG